The following proteins are co-located in the Oryzias melastigma strain HK-1 linkage group LG8, ASM292280v2, whole genome shotgun sequence genome:
- the napsa gene encoding napsin-A, producing MSIRGVLFIIGALLIGQCTALIRVPLHKTRSLRRLMSDSGMSLDDLRALGMRVGSLDSSASPELPVERLTNFMDAQYYGLISIGTPPQNFSVLFDTGSSNLWVPSIHCSFLDLACWVHRRYNSKKSSSYVMNGTEFSIRYGRGSLSGFISQDTVSVAGLSVPAQQFGEAVKQPGITFAVARFDGVLGMAYPSISVANVTPVFDTAMAAKLLPQNIFSVYISRDTAAELGGELILGGTDPQYFSGDLHYVNVTRKAYWQIQMDRVDVGNQLTLCKTGCQSIVDTGTSLMVGPAAEIRALHKAIGALPLLMGEYFIDCKKIPSLPVISFNIGGKMFNLTGEDYVLKESQMGASICLSGFMAMDIPPPAGPLWILGDVFIGKYYTVFDRNADRVGFAAAK from the exons ATGTCTATACGGGGGGTGCTGTTTATTATCGGGGCGCTTCTGATAGGCCAATGCACCGCCCTTATaag ggTTCCTCTGCataaaaccaggagtctgcGGCGCCTCATGAGCGACAGTGGGATGTCTCTGGATGACCTCCGGGCTCTGGGAATGAGGGTGGGGTCTCTAGACAGCTCCGCCTCCCCTGAGCTACCGGTGGAGAGGCTGACGAACTTCATGGAT GCTCAGTACTACGGCCTCATCAGCATCGGCACCCCTCCACAGAACTTCTCTGTCCTGTTCGATACCGGCTCCTCCAACCTCTGGGTTCCCTCCATTCACTGCTCCTTTTTGGACCTGGCCTGCT GGGTCCATCGTCGCTACAACTCAAAGAAGTCCAGCTCGTACGTGATGAACGGCACAGAGTTCTCCATCCGGTACGGCAGAGGCAGCTTGTCTGGCTTCATCAGTCAGGACACCGTCTCT GTGGCGGGCCTGTCCGTGCCCGCCCAGCAGTTTGGAGAAGCAGTGAAGCAGCCCGGCATCACGTTCGCCGTGGCTCGCTTCGACGGCGTCCTGGGCATGGCGTACCCGTCCATCTCCGTGGCTAACGTCACCCCCGTGTTTGACACGGCCATGGCTGCCAAGCTGCTGCCTCAGAACATCTTCTCCGTCTACATCAGCAG AGACACGGCGGCAGAACTAGGAGGAGAGCTGATTCTGGGAGGAACAGACCCCCAGTACTTCAGTGGAGACCTGCACTATGTTAATGTGACCCGAAAGGCCTACTGGCAGATCCAGATGGACAG GGTGGATGTGGGGAACCAGCTGACTCTCTGCAAAACGGGCTGTCAGTCTATCGTTGATACCGGGACGTCATTGATGGTTGGACCTGCTGCAGAGATCCGAGCGCTGCACAAAGCCATCGGAGCTCTGCCTCTGCTGATGGGGGAG TATTTCATCGACTGTAAGAAGATTCCATCTCTTCCCGTCATTTCCTTCAACATCGGAGGAAAGATGTTCAACTTGACCGGAGAGGATTACGTTCTGAAG GAGTCTCAGATGGGCGCGTCCATCTGTCTGTCAGGCTTCATGGCCATGGACATCCCCCCTCCGGCCGGGCCGCTCTGGATCCTGGGAGACGTCTTCATCGGGAAGTACTACACCGTGTTTGATAGGAACGCCGACCGGGTGGGCTTCGCCGCTGCCAAGTAG